In Oryzias melastigma strain HK-1 linkage group LG10, ASM292280v2, whole genome shotgun sequence, a single window of DNA contains:
- the LOC112153656 gene encoding SLC35A4 upstream open reading frame protein, translating to MANDKDPLTQLKDLTQLKSQLEEIQKRVEQEVSAGIPQGGSVVGSPLLKGFVAGYVVAKLRSSAILGVLLGTLTGIYAAQNHQVPNIEMTIREYMNSLKKGPK from the exons ATGGCGAATGACAAG GATCCTCTGACACAGTTAAAAGATCTAACGCAGCTCAAGAGTCAGTTGGAGGAAATCCAGAAGCGGGTAGAGCAGGAGGTCTCTGCAGGAATACCCCAG GGAGGCTCTGTGGTTGGATCTCCTCTACTGAAGGGTTTTGTCGCTGGCTATGTGGTGGCCAAGCTGCGCTCCTCTGCCATCCTAGGAGTACTGCTGGGAACGCTCACCGGCATTTACGCAGCTCAGAACCATCAGGTGCCCAACATTGAGATGACCATCAGAGAGTACATGAACAGCCTGAAAAAGGGGCCCAAATAA